The segment AAATATACGAAAACAGCCTAATAATAAGAACGGAATCAAGGAGGGCATATGATGACGGTTGTGCGAATGAAAAATATAGTGAAAAGATACGGATCACAGTTAGTATTGGATAACATAGACCTGAATTTAGCTGAAGGAGAAATTGTTGGTTTACTGGGACCGAATGGGGCGGGGAAAACGACATTGATTCACGTCTTGTCAGGGATCATCGGGTTTGACTCAGGTAATGTCCATGTGTTCGGAAAGGAACAATCATCAAACCTATTGGATATTAAACGGGAAATTGGGCTTGTGACGCAAGAAATTTCTTTGATAACAGATTTAAGTGCAAGGGAAAACCTGGAGTTTTTCGGAGGTATTTATGGTCTCAAGGGCAAAGAATTAAAAGAAAGAGTAGATGAAACGTTGGAGTTTGTTGGTTTAAAAGAACATGCCAGAAAGCTGCCTGTCAAATTTTCTGGCGGGATGCAAAGGAGGCTTAACATTGCCTGTGCACTTGTTCATAGACCTAAGTTTCTAATTATGGATGAACCGACGGTGGGAATCGATCCCCAATCCAGAAACCACATTTTAGAGACAATCCGAAAGCTGAATGGGCAGGGAACAACGATTTTATACTCCACTCATTACATGGAAGAGGTCCAAAACCTAGCATCGCGTGTTGTTATCATGGATCAAGGGCATGTCATTGCAGTAGGCACCATCAAAGAACTAGTGAAAAGAATTCAACACGAAGAAAAAATAAAAATGGTAGTAGCAAACCCAACGGACCTTCTTTTAGAAAGACTCCATAAGCTTGACGGGATAAAAAAAGTGACACGAAACCACAAGGAAATAACAGTAATTTCACAAGTTGGAGCGGGAAATCTCGATCGTGCACTTTCCATTGCAAAAGACTTTGGGGGAATCCTATCCGTCACTGCAGAAGAACCGACCTTGGAGGATGTGTTTTTAACCCTGACCGGTAAAAGCCTTCGTGATGGAGGGGAGGAATAACCATGATAGTAAGATCTAGTTATTTTATCCTTCGCAGGATGCTCAGAAACTATATAGGTATGGTGATCTTACTGGTTACCCCGATTGCCTTAATAACTGTTTTGGGAATGATAGCGGATGATGCGGTGAATGAATCTCTTGGCATTCCTATTCAGGATGAAATTGCGGTTACTATGGTTTTCGCCTTTCTTATGTTTGGTGGCTTTTACACAATGGAGTATATTAGAGGCGACCTGATGACTTCCATGAAATGGAGAATGTACTCCTTGCCATACCAAGCTCATAAGCATGCATATTCTATTTTGATTTCAAGTTCACTCTTTAATGTGCTTCAGAGCTTTATCATTGTAGTTTACACATTTTTTGTCTACGACGTCCATTGGGGGAATTTGGCGTTCGTGTTGTTAACTCTTTTGACAGTATCCATTCTTATCCAATTTTTGTTCACCAACTTGGTTTTAGGGGTGAATAATTATAAAACTGCTGAGCGGCTTGGGACAGGATTTGGACTGGTATGCTTAATGCTGGCAGAAGTTTGGTTCCCTCTGCCGGAAGGTCGCCTGTTTCACCTGCTGTCAACCTACAGCAACCCCTTTTCCCTTGGCAAAAACATGATTTTTGCTAACATGACAGGGGAAAATATAGATAAAGCATTGATCAGCTTTCTTATTCTGATTACTTCATCTATCCTATTGGCTATTTCAGCCGCGTATTTTGGAAGGCGGAAGCTTCTATGACGGTTTTCACTTTTGTATTCAAGCGTTTTTTTCGAAAGAAATCCAATATAATCTTCCTATTGGCTCTGCCGACGGGGGCCGCATTTCTTCCATCTGGAGAATGGCCGAATATCCCAATAGGCTTCCAATATTACAGTATTGTCCTGTTATTTTTGGCCGCTAGACTTGGGGGTATCATTTTGGAGGATAGGGAAGATAAGACGTTATTGAGAATAAGTGTAGCTCCTATCACCCATTTTCAGTACTTGTGGCAAAACTTGTTGGCCTATTCGTTAATTTTGTTTTTTGTCAATGTGGTTTTTGTCATTCTTGGAGTCCTTGTTCATGGAAATGATCTGCCCGAGCCGATTTTACTTTTTATCATTTATACGGTTTTTTCCATGACCGCTTTAGGTTTCTCCTTAGCATGGTATTCCTTGTTTCGTAATAAGGAGGTAGCCTTTAGTATATTAGGAGGCTTCATCATTCTCATGGCAATGCTTGGTGGAGTGATGTGGCCTGTGGAAATAATGCCTGAATATTTTCAGAGAGCGGTGATGTTGCTGCCAACCTATTGGGTAGCGGAAGGGACCATTCTTGTTTCCTACGGGACGCCTGTAGAAGAACTGGGTGTACCGATTGTCGTCATGTTCCTCTTTTGTATCGCCTTTCTATTATTAGGAAGCAGAAGAAGATTAAATTAGTTATGAGCTATAAGTAACATGAGAAGCGGACCTACTGGAATTTGCTATAATAAAAGTAGTATCAATGAGGGCGGGTATATGCATGATGACTAAATGGAATAGTTGGAATTCCGAATCGGCCACCAACCTTTGGCGTCTTTTAGGGTTACTTTTCCTTAGTCTGCTATGGCTGCAAAAAGCCGGCGACGAAGGAGGGGTAATCCTTCTGCTGTTTCTTATCGTAATGACATTAGCTCGATGGAGGTTCCGGCTACCAGGCTGGACGGTCCTTTTGGATCAGGTTGCATGTCTTATGGCCCTCATTTATTGGCCATTTGCCGCATTTGCATTGGCCCTGCCGATTTTTGAAAGTATGTATAGAAGGCAACCAGTGTACTTTCTCCCGACGCTGTTGGTGATTTTCGTCTATTTTGACTCATCCATTCTGGTTTATGCCGTCTTCCTCCAAGCTGCATTATCAGGCGCAATCCTTGGAGGGTGGGCGAAAGAAACGGAAAAGAATCAGAGGGACGCCGATCGTCAACGAAGGGGCCGTTACGAATTGGAAAATCTAAAAGAGGAACTCCTAATGGCAAATGCCCAAGGTGCACGCCTGGCTGAGCTTTCAGAAAGAAATCGAATTGCCCAACAGCTGCATGATGATGTAGGGCACGAACTAACCGCCTCCGTTCTTGCCATGCAAGCCTTTGAGCAACTTTGGAAGGAAGGTGACCCGGCAGCAAGTGAAATGTTCACACTAGCTCAACAGCGCCTCTCCAATTCTGCAGTCTATTTAAGGGAAACAGTCCATAATTTAAAGCCGGTAAAAGAACTGGGGTTGGAGGGAATACATGACATTTGTGACAAGTTCACACTATGTCCGGTGAACTTCCAAGTATTTGGCGATACCTCCAAGGTTCCTGCCAATCTCTGGACTATTCTCTTTCCCACTCTTAAGGAAGCCTTAACGAATATTATTCGGCATGCCAAACCGACCCAGGTGGAAATATCTTTGGACATCAGCCCTCACATTTTGAGGTTAGCTGTCCATAACGATGGTGTCGTGAAGGATAATAGTGTTCAAGGAGAAGGTGTGGGTCTAAGGAATCTTCGTCACAGAGCCAAGGCTGTGGGAGGCAGTATATCCACTGACACCACCAGGGGTTTCTTGTTAATCTGTGTCCTTCCAATTCAAAATGCAGAACAAAGGAGCACCATTTATGAAAATTCTGATTGTAGATGACGATGATCTTGTTTGCAAAAGCCTCAAAGTCCTCCTATCCCGCGAAAGGGACATGGAAGTAATCGGCACAGCCCATAATGGTGCCGAAGCCATAACATCCTGTCGTGGGGTAGTGCCACATGTCGTATTAATGGATATCCAAATGCCTATCATGGATGGAATTCAAGCTACACGGCAAATCAAGTCGGAATGGCCGCAGGTTCATATCATGATGTTAACGACCTTTAAGGATGAAAAGAACATCCGCCTTGCCATACTCGCCGGAGCGGAAGGCTATTTAATTAAATCTACAGAAGTTTCCAGTATGGCCCAGCAGTTGCGAGCACTCATGGCAGGCTCTACTGTATTAGATGCGGATGTGCTAAGGAAATTGACCCAGCCTGTTGAACAGGAGGGGGTGGAGGGGCTGACCCCTCGGGAAAAAGATATCGCAGGGTTAGTAGCTAATGGCCTTTCCAATCGGGAGATCGCCGAACAGCTTTATATTAGTGAAGGCACTGTTCGAAATACCCTATCTATCATATTAGAAAAGCTCCAGCTCCGTGACCGCACCCAGCTGGCCATCCATTACTTAAAAAAGAATTAAAAGTGACATGCAAAATACTTGAGTTTATTCTTTTTTGCTAAAAATGCAGGATATCGTTTCCTCTAAAACGAAATTTGGTATATAACAAAGCATAGAGAGAACGGAGTAGATCAATGGAAATTATCGAACTAAGAAAGAAGGATCCATTGCTTGATCAGGCAATTCAAGTATTTTGGCAGCAGTGGGGAAGTGAAGAGAACTTTAAGTTTTATGAAGATGCGATTCTCCATTCTGCAACAACCTCTTCTGATATACCAAGGTTTTATGTGGCAGTTGAAGGTGAAAAGATCATTGGTACTTACGCCATTTTAAGAAATGATTTGAATAGTCGTCAGGATCTGTGTCCATGGTTGGCTTGCCTTTATGTAACGGAGGAGCATAGAGGGAAGGGGATAGGTGAAAAGCTTTTGGATCACGGATTAAGGGGGGCGGCAGACAAAGGCTATGAGAATCTTTACTTAACGACAGATATAGAAAACTATTATGAGAAGTACGGCTGGAAAAATAGTG is part of the Sutcliffiella sp. FSL R7-0096 genome and harbors:
- a CDS encoding ABC transporter ATP-binding protein; its protein translation is MTVVRMKNIVKRYGSQLVLDNIDLNLAEGEIVGLLGPNGAGKTTLIHVLSGIIGFDSGNVHVFGKEQSSNLLDIKREIGLVTQEISLITDLSARENLEFFGGIYGLKGKELKERVDETLEFVGLKEHARKLPVKFSGGMQRRLNIACALVHRPKFLIMDEPTVGIDPQSRNHILETIRKLNGQGTTILYSTHYMEEVQNLASRVVIMDQGHVIAVGTIKELVKRIQHEEKIKMVVANPTDLLLERLHKLDGIKKVTRNHKEITVISQVGAGNLDRALSIAKDFGGILSVTAEEPTLEDVFLTLTGKSLRDGGEE
- a CDS encoding ABC transporter permease, with protein sequence MIVRSSYFILRRMLRNYIGMVILLVTPIALITVLGMIADDAVNESLGIPIQDEIAVTMVFAFLMFGGFYTMEYIRGDLMTSMKWRMYSLPYQAHKHAYSILISSSLFNVLQSFIIVVYTFFVYDVHWGNLAFVLLTLLTVSILIQFLFTNLVLGVNNYKTAERLGTGFGLVCLMLAEVWFPLPEGRLFHLLSTYSNPFSLGKNMIFANMTGENIDKALISFLILITSSILLAISAAYFGRRKLL
- a CDS encoding ABC transporter permease, with product MTVFTFVFKRFFRKKSNIIFLLALPTGAAFLPSGEWPNIPIGFQYYSIVLLFLAARLGGIILEDREDKTLLRISVAPITHFQYLWQNLLAYSLILFFVNVVFVILGVLVHGNDLPEPILLFIIYTVFSMTALGFSLAWYSLFRNKEVAFSILGGFIILMAMLGGVMWPVEIMPEYFQRAVMLLPTYWVAEGTILVSYGTPVEELGVPIVVMFLFCIAFLLLGSRRRLN
- a CDS encoding sensor histidine kinase; this encodes MMTKWNSWNSESATNLWRLLGLLFLSLLWLQKAGDEGGVILLLFLIVMTLARWRFRLPGWTVLLDQVACLMALIYWPFAAFALALPIFESMYRRQPVYFLPTLLVIFVYFDSSILVYAVFLQAALSGAILGGWAKETEKNQRDADRQRRGRYELENLKEELLMANAQGARLAELSERNRIAQQLHDDVGHELTASVLAMQAFEQLWKEGDPAASEMFTLAQQRLSNSAVYLRETVHNLKPVKELGLEGIHDICDKFTLCPVNFQVFGDTSKVPANLWTILFPTLKEALTNIIRHAKPTQVEISLDISPHILRLAVHNDGVVKDNSVQGEGVGLRNLRHRAKAVGGSISTDTTRGFLLICVLPIQNAEQRSTIYENSDCR
- a CDS encoding response regulator transcription factor translates to MKILIVDDDDLVCKSLKVLLSRERDMEVIGTAHNGAEAITSCRGVVPHVVLMDIQMPIMDGIQATRQIKSEWPQVHIMMLTTFKDEKNIRLAILAGAEGYLIKSTEVSSMAQQLRALMAGSTVLDADVLRKLTQPVEQEGVEGLTPREKDIAGLVANGLSNREIAEQLYISEGTVRNTLSIILEKLQLRDRTQLAIHYLKKN
- a CDS encoding GNAT family N-acetyltransferase, with amino-acid sequence MEIIELRKKDPLLDQAIQVFWQQWGSEENFKFYEDAILHSATTSSDIPRFYVAVEGEKIIGTYAILRNDLNSRQDLCPWLACLYVTEEHRGKGIGEKLLDHGLRGAADKGYENLYLTTDIENYYEKYGWKNSGIVYGPGGGSIKLYEKKTAQ